One window of Chloroflexota bacterium genomic DNA carries:
- a CDS encoding glycosyltransferase family 39 protein: MFAHTRHLAVVSLLGGILVVAFALRIFGLNWDDNHHIHPDERWITMVAMDTYVPAQWSDALNPRRSALNPYWDLRTNQPRHFAYGSFPLYLVRLVATGISDVAASDLASGNPAWSAWRSANDYDHINLVGRLISALFDTATVFLVFLLGRRIYGPAVGLLGAALSALAVQQIQLAHFYAFDGVTTTVIVAAVYFGVRVVQDGQLSDTLWLGAMVALAIASKFSALPLLAIVGLAHLLRVAPVWTRLHPARPAGALGIVAHPPLWVAPVLSIEVVHAVSRILLCFLFALLIFFAASPFTFLDFNGYVASISEQSEMVRGTADFPYTRQYINTGLSYWFENWTFWAAGPALALPSLLGLGLVAWRAVRRRAGVGEWLMLAWIVPYAAVTMAFQVKFLRYLVPVMPFMTILAGYVVYRIARSTSQRPWWRWVRVLPAALAVAGTAAYAFAFMQIYTQPLTRVTASEWIYRNIPAGKSITDEAWDDSLPLARVVDGVPRAQGEYKVVTMNLHEPDDATKLVNLRQWLTTADYVIISSNRMYGWLPRVTDRFPLTRHYYDLLFAGQLGYEPVATFTSYPRLGPFAFNDDHADESFTVYDHPKVLVFRKIRNLRADEFAQLFADVPAARQPQPSTAAVAARSPSLLLDQPVDQLPVVNDRAWNGLANASPLFAIIVWWIVVQFVSLAGLAATVRIFHRWADRGYLFAKSLGLLTVAWLMWMLGSLHILMHTALVLWVIVALLAILSAYLLYERRDAILAFIRANRRMLLFEEALFGLAFLLFVGIRMLNPDLWQPWNGGEKSMEFAFLNAILKSPYFPPYDPYFAGGYINYYYYGIYVVGVLVKLSGITPAVAFNLAIPTLFALTVSNAFSVAFNAGTMRAGHASRSRAIMAGLLAALFVAAIGNLDGLVQVVDGLGRAGGSEFKSSIIGVEGLVKGVAGLPAVLFGGKSIPPFDYWRSSRVVPFTINEFPLWSFLFADLHPHMIGMPFTLLVIGLAAHALRRPAASMPPPGAELDGTAELATPLGADSLHERGVSLFVGAAPPPDDSTWPTRILTGAALALTLGAIAAINTWDAPTYLGLALGALLLRRHWTGAGHWPGTFVSVGIIGAASLALYLPFFSHYKALYVGLGLSDIHTDFQPFVIVWGLFLFVGVSFVAGEVARRSRDGSPAAPVAAVLRQFMRLPRLLELGEQFGMVAAANQLALAALAALTTASIVLVLLNLPVIAFLIWPFALTALLLTRRGVEPRAQLATWLAFWAFAILLGVEVVYLQDFLGGEWKRMNTLFKFYIQVWVLLALVAGIALPDLWSRVNAQRGLWPAIWHTALGTLVAAAMLFSVFGTYGRVNDRFPNARPPLGTLNGLDYMSVGVYSWPDDKNTIEMKYDLDAIRWLQDNVSGTPVIAEAAIGYYREGGMRVSSYTGLPTLLGMHQGEQRYSDDVGQRDGEAREFFNTVDTARAMDLIRMLHIRYVYIGQLERATYAPGGLDKFDAMVKAGVLDVAYRNPKVIIYRVKG; the protein is encoded by the coding sequence ATGTTTGCGCACACGCGCCATCTGGCGGTCGTGTCCCTGCTTGGCGGCATCCTCGTTGTGGCATTCGCCCTGCGAATCTTCGGCCTGAACTGGGACGACAATCACCATATCCATCCTGATGAGCGCTGGATCACGATGGTGGCCATGGACACCTATGTCCCGGCTCAGTGGTCCGATGCGCTGAATCCGCGCCGGTCCGCGCTGAATCCCTACTGGGACCTGCGCACGAACCAGCCGCGGCATTTCGCGTACGGCAGTTTTCCGCTCTATCTCGTGCGCCTGGTCGCGACCGGCATCAGCGACGTGGCCGCCAGTGATCTCGCCTCCGGCAATCCGGCGTGGTCCGCATGGCGCAGTGCGAACGACTATGACCACATCAACCTCGTCGGGCGCTTAATATCCGCGCTATTTGACACCGCGACGGTATTCCTCGTCTTTTTGCTTGGCCGGCGCATCTATGGCCCGGCCGTCGGGCTGCTCGGCGCGGCCCTATCGGCGCTAGCGGTACAGCAGATTCAACTGGCGCATTTCTACGCCTTCGATGGGGTCACCACCACGGTGATCGTGGCCGCCGTGTATTTCGGCGTGCGGGTCGTGCAGGATGGGCAGTTATCCGACACACTCTGGCTCGGCGCGATGGTGGCGCTGGCAATTGCCTCCAAGTTCTCGGCCCTGCCGTTGCTGGCAATCGTCGGGCTGGCGCACCTGCTGCGCGTGGCGCCTGTGTGGACCCGTCTGCACCCCGCCCGGCCGGCAGGCGCACTCGGTATCGTGGCCCACCCGCCGCTGTGGGTTGCGCCCGTGCTAAGCATCGAAGTCGTACACGCCGTCAGTCGTATTCTGCTGTGCTTCCTGTTTGCGTTGCTCATCTTCTTCGCAGCCAGCCCGTTCACATTTCTCGATTTCAACGGCTATGTCGCCAGTATCAGCGAACAGAGCGAAATGGTGCGCGGCACAGCCGACTTCCCGTACACACGACAGTATATCAATACCGGTCTGTCGTACTGGTTCGAGAACTGGACGTTCTGGGCGGCCGGACCGGCGCTGGCCTTGCCCTCGCTGCTCGGACTGGGTCTGGTGGCATGGCGCGCTGTGCGACGACGCGCCGGCGTCGGCGAATGGCTGATGCTGGCTTGGATTGTGCCGTACGCGGCGGTCACGATGGCATTCCAGGTCAAATTCCTCCGCTACCTCGTGCCGGTGATGCCGTTCATGACCATCCTGGCCGGGTACGTTGTGTACCGGATCGCGCGCAGCACCTCGCAGCGTCCGTGGTGGCGCTGGGTGCGCGTGCTCCCGGCGGCTCTGGCCGTGGCGGGCACGGCGGCCTATGCCTTCGCGTTCATGCAGATATACACGCAACCCTTGACCCGCGTGACCGCGTCGGAATGGATCTACCGCAATATCCCTGCCGGGAAGTCGATCACCGACGAGGCGTGGGACGACTCGCTGCCACTCGCGCGTGTCGTGGACGGCGTGCCGCGCGCGCAGGGCGAGTACAAAGTCGTCACGATGAACCTGCACGAGCCGGACGACGCCACCAAGCTAGTCAATCTACGCCAGTGGCTCACGACCGCCGATTACGTCATTATCTCGTCGAACCGCATGTACGGCTGGCTGCCGCGCGTGACCGACCGCTTTCCGCTGACGCGCCACTATTATGACCTGCTGTTCGCCGGGCAACTCGGCTACGAGCCGGTCGCGACGTTTACGTCGTACCCGCGCCTCGGGCCGTTCGCCTTCAACGACGACCACGCGGATGAGTCGTTCACCGTGTACGATCATCCCAAGGTGTTGGTCTTTCGCAAGATTCGCAACCTGCGCGCCGACGAATTCGCGCAGTTATTCGCTGACGTGCCCGCCGCACGCCAGCCGCAGCCGTCGACCGCCGCAGTCGCCGCGCGCAGCCCGAGCCTGCTGCTCGATCAGCCGGTTGACCAGTTGCCGGTCGTGAACGACCGCGCCTGGAACGGGTTGGCCAACGCATCGCCGCTGTTCGCCATCATCGTGTGGTGGATCGTCGTCCAGTTCGTTTCGCTGGCCGGACTGGCAGCGACCGTCCGCATTTTCCACCGCTGGGCCGATCGCGGCTATCTATTTGCGAAGTCACTCGGATTGCTGACCGTCGCGTGGCTCATGTGGATGCTCGGCAGCCTGCATATTCTGATGCACACGGCGCTGGTGCTGTGGGTCATCGTCGCGCTGCTGGCCATACTGTCTGCCTATCTTTTGTATGAGCGTCGCGACGCGATATTGGCTTTCATCCGCGCAAACCGCCGCATGCTGCTCTTTGAGGAAGCGCTGTTCGGCCTGGCCTTCCTCCTGTTCGTTGGCATCCGTATGCTCAACCCGGATCTATGGCAGCCGTGGAACGGCGGCGAGAAGTCGATGGAGTTCGCGTTCCTGAACGCCATCCTGAAATCGCCTTACTTCCCGCCGTACGACCCATACTTTGCCGGCGGGTATATCAACTATTATTACTACGGTATCTACGTCGTCGGCGTGCTCGTGAAACTGAGCGGCATCACGCCGGCGGTGGCGTTCAACCTGGCGATACCGACGTTGTTTGCGCTAACCGTCTCCAATGCGTTCAGTGTCGCGTTCAACGCCGGCACAATGCGAGCCGGCCATGCGTCGCGCTCGCGGGCGATTATGGCCGGGCTGCTGGCCGCGCTCTTCGTCGCCGCCATTGGCAACCTGGACGGTCTCGTGCAGGTGGTCGACGGGCTCGGACGCGCGGGCGGCAGCGAGTTCAAGTCCAGTATTATCGGCGTCGAAGGACTCGTCAAGGGCGTGGCCGGTTTGCCCGCTGTGCTGTTCGGCGGCAAGTCGATACCGCCCTTTGATTACTGGCGCAGTTCGCGCGTGGTGCCGTTCACGATCAACGAGTTTCCGCTTTGGAGCTTCCTCTTTGCCGACCTGCACCCGCACATGATCGGCATGCCTTTTACGCTGCTGGTAATCGGGCTGGCGGCGCACGCGCTCAGGCGACCCGCCGCGAGCATGCCGCCGCCGGGCGCGGAGCTCGACGGCACGGCCGAGTTAGCCACACCGCTCGGCGCCGACAGCCTGCACGAGCGAGGCGTCAGCCTGTTCGTTGGCGCGGCACCGCCACCGGACGACAGCACGTGGCCGACGCGGATTCTGACCGGTGCGGCGCTGGCATTGACGCTGGGCGCTATCGCGGCGATCAACACGTGGGACGCGCCGACCTATCTCGGCCTGGCGCTCGGCGCGCTATTGCTGCGTCGCCACTGGACCGGCGCTGGTCACTGGCCCGGCACGTTCGTGTCTGTCGGCATCATCGGCGCGGCCAGCCTGGCGCTCTACCTGCCCTTTTTTAGTCACTACAAGGCGCTGTACGTCGGACTTGGCCTGAGCGACATACACACCGACTTCCAGCCGTTCGTGATCGTCTGGGGCCTGTTCCTGTTTGTCGGCGTGTCATTCGTCGCAGGCGAAGTCGCGCGCCGCTCGCGCGATGGATCGCCCGCCGCGCCTGTGGCCGCCGTCCTGCGGCAGTTCATGCGCCTGCCCCGCCTGCTGGAACTGGGTGAGCAGTTCGGCATGGTCGCCGCGGCCAATCAGCTTGCGCTGGCCGCCCTGGCCGCGCTCACGACCGCCAGCATCGTGTTGGTCCTGCTGAACCTGCCAGTGATCGCATTCCTGATCTGGCCGTTCGCGCTGACGGCGCTGCTGTTGACCCGGCGCGGCGTCGAGCCGCGCGCGCAACTGGCGACGTGGCTGGCGTTCTGGGCGTTCGCCATCCTGCTCGGCGTCGAGGTCGTTTACCTGCAAGACTTCCTCGGCGGCGAGTGGAAGCGCATGAACACGCTGTTCAAGTTCTATATTCAAGTCTGGGTGCTGCTGGCGCTGGTCGCCGGCATCGCCCTGCCGGACCTGTGGTCGCGCGTCAACGCACAGCGCGGCCTCTGGCCGGCGATCTGGCACACGGCGCTTGGCACGCTGGTGGCGGCGGCCATGTTGTTTTCGGTCTTCGGCACCTACGGCCGCGTGAACGATCGTTTCCCCAACGCACGCCCGCCGCTCGGCACGCTGAACGGGCTGGACTATATGAGCGTCGGCGTGTACTCGTGGCCGGATGACAAGAATACGATCGAAATGAAGTATGATCTTGATGCAATCCGGTGGTTGCAGGATAATGTCAGCGGCACGCCGGTCATTGCCGAGGCGGCTATCGGCTACTATCGTGAAGGCGGCATGCGGGTCTCGTCGTATACCGGCCTGCCGACGCTGCTGGGTATGCACCAGGGCGAGCAGCGCTACAGCGACGACGTCGGGCAGCGCGATGGCGAAGCGCGCGAGTTCTTCAACACGGTGGACACGGCGCGGGCGATGGATCTGATCCGCATGCTGCACATTCGCTATGTGTACATCGGCCAACTGGAGCGCGCCACCTATGCGCCCGGCGGGCTCGACAAGTTCGACGCGATGGTGAAGGCGGGCGTGCTCGACGTGGCTTACCGCAATCCCAAAGTCATCATCTATCGTGTGAAGGGTTAG
- a CDS encoding glycosyltransferase family 39 protein, producing the protein MARRRTRRSANAAPELRREDIPPVEAVPVPEPIPALERAPEEASGLTVEHVLWAVVIAVAAFVRINDLAWTSLSDAEAALANAGLDLLRGGATAALGARPLFSALAGLAMAIFGASDASARIVSALAGIIPVALTYWLRPLLGRIGAIAAALVFTVSATFLTQSRTANGDMLAFAGIYAALVGITLWLQTRAPSRLYLAAAGVAIALVSSPIAYTALLIVGVFAALALVLRARRLVDVSNWERAFYMFRGMPGASRKVLAVFALVFAGGATAGLVNPGGLQAAANLAADWLGAWGGTPARPASFAFDVLVRYELLPLTFGLAGLFYMLARGDRLALFMAWWLSAALTFTTLSPERTPAVILLVLLPLVWVTGRVVDDLAHALGRSFSAANEGTFIMLGLITLGIIYINLAAYANDGTSSHLVVAAIGAAMLVLIALMTLFLAAYYEPASGTAGGHSGSALMLRVAPVWRDGFDRAYVIAGLLALVALASMQARAGLLLAFTQSDNPRELLVSSPATIDARTIAPVLAGLSNRWDGDPTTAPIVASAGIGPALRWYLRDFRTVRFVDGIIATADEPIVIVPATDTQPGFGVPYAAQKMRWRWLASDLPSGTGAYLRWMLFNGIRTVPPSYDIIVYVQQK; encoded by the coding sequence ATGGCCAGAAGACGCACGCGACGATCCGCAAATGCCGCACCGGAACTCCGGCGCGAGGATATCCCGCCGGTCGAGGCTGTGCCGGTGCCGGAGCCGATACCGGCGCTTGAGCGCGCGCCTGAAGAAGCAAGCGGTCTGACCGTCGAGCACGTGCTCTGGGCCGTCGTCATCGCGGTTGCGGCATTCGTCCGGATCAACGATCTCGCCTGGACGTCGCTGTCCGATGCGGAAGCAGCGCTAGCCAACGCCGGGCTCGACTTGTTGCGCGGCGGCGCGACAGCGGCGCTCGGCGCCCGCCCGCTGTTTTCGGCGCTGGCCGGCCTGGCGATGGCCATCTTCGGCGCCAGCGATGCCTCGGCGCGCATCGTCTCTGCGCTTGCCGGCATCATACCGGTAGCGCTCACGTACTGGCTGCGCCCCCTGCTGGGCCGGATCGGCGCAATAGCCGCCGCGCTGGTATTCACCGTCTCGGCCACCTTCTTGACGCAGTCGCGCACGGCCAACGGCGATATGCTTGCGTTCGCGGGCATCTATGCCGCGTTGGTCGGCATCACCCTGTGGCTGCAGACGCGCGCTCCGAGCCGGTTGTACCTTGCCGCCGCCGGCGTCGCTATCGCACTTGTCTCCAGTCCGATCGCGTACACCGCGCTGCTAATCGTCGGTGTGTTCGCTGCGCTCGCGCTCGTGCTGCGGGCGCGGCGACTGGTCGACGTTTCCAACTGGGAGCGCGCGTTCTACATGTTCCGTGGAATGCCAGGTGCAAGCCGGAAGGTGTTAGCGGTCTTCGCGCTGGTATTCGCGGGCGGCGCGACGGCCGGGCTGGTCAATCCAGGCGGCCTGCAGGCAGCGGCAAACCTGGCCGCCGACTGGCTCGGCGCCTGGGGCGGCACGCCGGCGCGGCCTGCCTCATTTGCGTTCGATGTGCTGGTGCGGTACGAACTACTCCCACTCACCTTCGGACTGGCGGGGCTGTTCTATATGCTCGCCCGCGGCGACCGGCTAGCGCTGTTCATGGCCTGGTGGCTGAGTGCGGCGCTTACGTTCACGACGCTGTCTCCCGAGCGGACACCGGCCGTTATCCTGCTTGTGTTGCTGCCGTTGGTGTGGGTCACCGGCCGCGTGGTCGACGATCTGGCGCATGCGCTGGGCCGCAGCTTTTCGGCGGCCAATGAGGGCACCTTCATAATGCTCGGGCTGATCACGCTGGGCATCATTTACATTAATCTGGCCGCCTACGCCAACGACGGCACGTCCAGTCATCTGGTCGTGGCGGCCATCGGCGCGGCGATGCTCGTTCTGATCGCGCTCATGACACTGTTTCTGGCCGCATATTACGAGCCGGCGAGCGGGACAGCCGGCGGCCATTCCGGCAGCGCGCTCATGCTGCGCGTCGCACCGGTCTGGAGAGACGGATTTGACCGCGCGTACGTGATCGCCGGTCTGCTGGCGCTGGTTGCACTGGCCTCTATGCAGGCGCGCGCCGGGCTTTTGCTGGCGTTCACGCAGTCCGACAACCCGCGCGAACTGCTCGTTTCGTCACCCGCCACCATCGACGCGCGGACCATTGCGCCAGTGCTGGCGGGACTGTCCAACCGCTGGGATGGCGATCCGACCACCGCGCCGATCGTGGCCAGCGCCGGCATCGGCCCGGCGCTGCGCTGGTATCTGCGCGATTTTCGCACCGTGCGATTCGTCGACGGCATCATCGCCACCGCCGACGAGCCGATCGTGATCGTGCCGGCCACCGACACGCAGCCGGGTTTTGGCGTGCCGTACGCGGCACAGAAGATGCGCTGGCGCTGGCTTGCCAGCGACCTGCCATCCGGAACCGGCGCATACCTGCGCTGGATGCTGTTCAACGGCATCCGAACCGTGCCGCCGTCGTATGATATAATCGTGTACGTTCAGCAAAAGTAG
- a CDS encoding TIGR03663 family protein has translation MQDTLDQNPIPMLDRPLTALLRFTVESALWLGIVLFTVLTRFWDLGSRAYNHDESLHTLYSWYLYQGRGYIHDPMMHGPFQFHLNTLIFFLLGDSDYTGRILYAVFGVIAVILPFYLRRYLGRAGALLAAVGIAVAPDIMYYSRFARNDILHLVWSLLAIIGLFGFIRERKPRYFVLGAAAISLMWATKETVFIFGFSALSFLVVVFVLEGLRRGNWNLITAVRSLDLVTAVIAIVTALAIFAILYTTLFTNFKGLETGAFGAIRYWLAQQDVKRGDQPWYYYLVLLPIYNFMPLLPALIGTGYYAFRRNTATLSFGVSALLTAVMAIAVFGHSPAAAGAPAAGIDPALIAAFICAFGALGSGVVQLTRGKRTDGILLLAGGFGFLVASFILADVLLLRSAVPPAADAPKAFAIEPGVVLFLIVLGWAVASLTVAVLRGRSREPLFTAFVVHWLLTSFIIYSWAGEKMPWLSLHMSLPAIVLAAQFLNDMWSPLNWSSLRARGALWLALIVPLVGYSIIRLFAVAPFQGISLQRLDATLQWFATVVIGAGLIYAGWWVARRLSRREALQVIAASLMLLLLAATIRYAIIGSFEHGDVAVEMLIYAQGAPDVPVVVRDIETMSFKLTGGRDMDIVVESSETWPFAWYLRNYTKVAYPGSLEGPPTAPIVIAGYENESRYKPWMSNYIGVKRKLIWWFAEDYKGMTPQRIADLLSKPENRESLLNFLLYRKFEVPLGQWPLRKEFTFYVRRDVASLIWTPSQLPPPDVERQDKDLQDKFVTAAPKLVIGQRGTEAGQFNGPKGIAALPDGSLLVADSSNHRIQKLDADGKPLLAFGTQGGGDGQFQEPWSVAAGPDGSIYVADTWNHRVQKFDASGKFVKQWGTFGDTAGTAAPDRPLVFYGPRAIAVDAQGNVWVVDTGNKRIVKFNADGQPLGAFGGLGTGVGLFAEPVGIAVDPKSGDILVADTWNRRVQRFSKDFKPLSQWSVLGWDTTSVVNKPYLVLDSDGNIYATDPEGQRVVKYAPDGKLLAYFGKFGADANSFNLPTGIVVDAQGNIFVADSGNNRIAKFDPVSK, from the coding sequence ATGCAGGACACTCTCGATCAAAATCCGATTCCCATGCTTGACCGGCCATTGACCGCGCTGCTGCGCTTCACTGTCGAGTCGGCGTTGTGGCTGGGCATTGTCCTGTTCACCGTGCTGACTCGCTTCTGGGATCTCGGCTCGCGCGCGTACAACCACGACGAGTCGCTGCACACGCTGTACTCGTGGTACCTGTACCAGGGACGCGGCTATATCCACGATCCCATGATGCACGGTCCCTTTCAGTTCCACCTCAACACGCTGATCTTCTTCCTGCTGGGTGACAGCGACTACACGGGGCGCATCCTCTACGCGGTATTCGGCGTCATCGCCGTAATACTGCCGTTCTACCTGCGCCGCTATCTCGGTCGCGCGGGCGCACTGCTGGCCGCCGTCGGCATCGCCGTGGCGCCCGACATCATGTACTACTCGCGCTTCGCGCGCAACGACATCCTGCATCTCGTCTGGTCGCTGCTGGCGATCATCGGGCTGTTCGGCTTCATCCGCGAGCGCAAGCCGCGCTATTTCGTGCTGGGCGCTGCGGCGATTTCGCTGATGTGGGCCACCAAGGAAACGGTCTTCATCTTCGGCTTCAGCGCCCTCTCGTTCCTCGTCGTCGTGTTCGTGCTTGAAGGCTTGCGCCGCGGCAACTGGAACCTGATCACCGCCGTCCGCTCGCTTGACCTCGTGACAGCCGTCATCGCCATCGTCACGGCTTTGGCCATTTTCGCCATCCTCTACACCACACTCTTCACCAACTTCAAAGGCCTGGAAACGGGCGCATTTGGCGCGATCAGGTACTGGCTCGCGCAGCAGGACGTCAAGCGCGGCGACCAGCCGTGGTATTACTACCTGGTACTGTTGCCTATCTACAACTTCATGCCGCTGCTGCCGGCGCTGATCGGCACTGGCTATTACGCCTTCCGGCGCAACACCGCAACCCTGTCGTTTGGCGTGTCGGCGCTGCTGACCGCCGTCATGGCGATCGCCGTGTTCGGTCACTCGCCGGCCGCCGCCGGCGCGCCCGCCGCCGGCATCGACCCGGCGCTGATTGCGGCGTTCATCTGCGCGTTCGGCGCGCTCGGATCCGGCGTCGTGCAGTTGACGCGCGGCAAGCGGACTGACGGCATCCTGCTGCTGGCCGGCGGCTTCGGCTTTCTGGTCGCCAGCTTCATCCTGGCCGATGTGCTGCTGCTCAGGTCTGCCGTGCCGCCGGCTGCCGATGCACCGAAGGCATTCGCGATCGAACCGGGCGTCGTACTGTTCTTAATTGTCCTCGGCTGGGCCGTCGCCTCGCTGACCGTCGCGGTCCTGCGCGGCCGCAGCCGCGAGCCGTTGTTCACGGCCTTTGTGGTGCACTGGCTGCTGACGTCGTTCATCATCTACTCGTGGGCCGGCGAGAAGATGCCGTGGCTGTCGCTGCACATGTCGCTGCCGGCCATCGTGCTCGCCGCTCAGTTCCTCAACGACATGTGGTCGCCGCTGAACTGGTCCAGCCTGCGCGCGCGCGGCGCGCTCTGGCTGGCGCTGATCGTTCCCCTGGTCGGCTACTCGATCATCCGCCTGTTCGCCGTCGCGCCATTCCAGGGCATCTCGCTACAAAGGCTTGACGCAACCTTGCAGTGGTTCGCGACGGTCGTCATCGGGGCCGGGCTGATCTACGCCGGGTGGTGGGTGGCGCGGCGGCTGTCGCGGCGCGAGGCGTTGCAGGTTATCGCGGCGTCGCTCATGCTGCTGCTGCTCGCCGCCACGATTCGCTACGCGATCATAGGCTCGTTCGAGCACGGCGACGTGGCCGTGGAAATGCTCATCTACGCGCAGGGCGCGCCGGATGTGCCGGTGGTGGTCCGCGACATCGAGACGATGTCGTTCAAGCTGACCGGCGGACGGGACATGGACATCGTCGTCGAAAGCTCGGAGACCTGGCCGTTCGCCTGGTATCTGCGCAATTACACGAAGGTCGCCTACCCCGGCAGCCTGGAAGGGCCGCCGACCGCGCCGATCGTCATCGCCGGTTACGAAAACGAGAGTCGCTACAAGCCGTGGATGTCCAACTACATCGGCGTCAAGCGCAAGCTGATCTGGTGGTTTGCCGAGGACTACAAGGGCATGACGCCGCAGCGCATTGCGGACCTGCTGTCCAAGCCGGAGAATCGCGAATCGCTGCTGAACTTCCTGCTGTACCGCAAGTTCGAGGTTCCGCTCGGGCAGTGGCCGCTGCGCAAGGAGTTCACGTTCTACGTGCGGCGCGACGTCGCCAGCCTGATCTGGACGCCGTCGCAGTTGCCGCCGCCCGATGTGGAGCGCCAGGACAAGGACTTGCAGGACAAGTTCGTCACCGCTGCGCCCAAGCTCGTCATCGGCCAACGCGGGACGGAAGCGGGCCAGTTCAACGGGCCCAAGGGCATCGCGGCGCTGCCCGACGGCTCGCTGCTCGTGGCCGACTCGTCGAACCATCGCATCCAGAAGCTGGACGCCGATGGCAAGCCGCTGCTGGCCTTCGGCACGCAGGGCGGCGGCGACGGCCAGTTCCAGGAACCGTGGTCGGTGGCCGCCGGGCCGGATGGCTCGATCTACGTGGCCGATACGTGGAACCATCGTGTCCAGAAGTTCGACGCCAGCGGCAAGTTCGTCAAGCAGTGGGGCACGTTTGGCGACACGGCCGGCACGGCCGCACCGGACCGCCCGCTTGTCTTCTACGGCCCGCGCGCGATCGCCGTGGACGCGCAAGGAAACGTCTGGGTGGTAGACACGGGCAACAAGCGCATCGTCAAGTTTAACGCAGACGGCCAGCCGCTCGGCGCGTTCGGCGGCCTCGGCACCGGCGTTGGTCTGTTTGCCGAGCCGGTCGGAATCGCCGTGGACCCCAAGTCGGGCGACATCCTCGTGGCCGACACCTGGAATCGCCGGGTGCAGCGCTTCAGCAAGGACTTCAAGCCGCTGTCGCAGTGGAGCGTCCTGGGCTGGGATACCACGTCGGTCGTGAATAAGCCGTACCTCGTGCTGGACAGCGACGGCAATATCTATGCGACCGACCCGGAGGGCCAGCGCGTGGTGAAGTACGCGCCCGACGGCAAGTTGCTCGCCTACTTCGGCAAGTTCGGCGCCGACGCCAATTCATTCAACCTGCCGACCGGCATCGTTGTAGACGCGCAGGGCAACATCTTCGTCGCCGACTCCGGCAATAACCGGATCGCCAAGTTCGACCCGGTCAGCAAATGA